A window of the Macaca nemestrina isolate mMacNem1 chromosome X, mMacNem.hap1, whole genome shotgun sequence genome harbors these coding sequences:
- the LOC112425730 gene encoding small integral membrane protein 30 — MTSVSTRWLLVLILLLLLLPVVEAVEARDAIPVLLGVVLSITGICACLGSCAQKRNGQI; from the coding sequence ATGACTTCTGTTTCAACACGGTGGCTCTTAGTCCTCATTTTACTGCTTTTGTTGCTGCCTGTTGTCGAAGCAGTAGAAGCCAGAGATGCAATTCCTGTCTTGTTAGGTGTGGTTCTCAGCATTACAGGCATTTGTGCCTGCTTGGGGTCATGTGCACAAAAGAGAAATGGACAGATATGA